One region of Leptospira fainei serovar Hurstbridge str. BUT 6 genomic DNA includes:
- the rsmH gene encoding 16S rRNA (cytosine(1402)-N(4))-methyltransferase RsmH — MLEHKLEPVHYSVLYREILSFFLDVFAPDQEILFLDGTAGEGGHSLLLLENFPRANIILLDRDSVMLSRAKARLEGFHDRTHFIEANFSEVDGEFLREAGIGRQPDGILLDLGISTFHLLHAGRGFSFRENEPLDMRLSASGGISAEDVINTYPDKALSKIFYEYGEERWTKKIVEAVLERRRHGRISYTGELAQLISRVIPRKFWPPGRHPATRVFQALRIEVNQELLHIEFGLSKLLEVLAPGGRFQVISFHSLEDRIVKNKFRDYARLSDAKVVTKKPVLPGEEEMRENNASRSAKLRVIDKLLPSDTMDIEEEEDEEE, encoded by the coding sequence ATGTTGGAACATAAATTGGAACCGGTCCATTACTCCGTCCTTTACCGCGAGATTCTTTCCTTCTTTCTAGACGTTTTCGCACCAGATCAGGAAATTCTTTTTCTAGATGGCACTGCGGGTGAAGGGGGACATTCCCTTCTCCTTTTAGAAAATTTTCCCCGCGCAAATATTATTCTACTAGATCGGGACTCGGTGATGCTATCCAGAGCAAAGGCCCGTTTAGAAGGATTTCACGATCGTACTCATTTTATTGAGGCGAATTTTTCCGAAGTGGACGGGGAATTTCTTCGCGAAGCGGGAATAGGTCGACAACCGGACGGCATTCTTCTGGATTTAGGAATTTCCACATTTCATCTCTTACATGCCGGGCGCGGCTTCAGCTTCAGGGAAAACGAACCGTTGGACATGAGGCTTTCCGCAAGTGGAGGCATATCCGCGGAAGATGTGATTAATACGTATCCGGACAAGGCTCTTAGTAAAATTTTCTATGAATATGGAGAAGAGCGTTGGACCAAGAAAATCGTGGAAGCCGTGCTGGAACGGAGAAGACACGGTCGGATTTCCTATACCGGTGAATTAGCTCAGTTAATCTCTAGAGTGATTCCCCGAAAATTCTGGCCTCCGGGACGTCATCCTGCGACCAGAGTTTTTCAGGCCTTGCGGATAGAGGTGAATCAGGAATTACTTCATATAGAGTTCGGCTTATCCAAGCTTCTTGAAGTGCTTGCTCCCGGCGGGCGGTTTCAAGTCATCTCATTTCATTCTTTGGAAGATCGGATCGTTAAGAATAAGTTTCGCGATTACGCCCGTTTGTCGGACGCTAAAGTTGTGACGAAAAAACCGGTTCTTCCGGGGGAAGAAGAGATGCGCGAAAACAATGCATCTCGATCCGCTAAATTGAGGGTCATAGATAAACTTCTTCCGTCCGATACTATGGATATAGAAGAGGAGGAAGACGAAGAAGAATGA
- a CDS encoding methyl-accepting chemotaxis protein, with protein sequence MKRQSLIFILLAYSISIIAILVVTISGVALGVGKDQIEEIYFTQMRSVSQSAGLEIENFYDTQLRVAEILAEDPRTKETIRSGKPIAQTLYKEVLQKFGAYENVFVTTIEKDPLVITDALEKGTGLRLGLREQNIPNIKAALEGKFHLGKPLRSPITKLPVSLLTVPVMDAGKVIGIVALAVSLESLSEKVIKNYKIGQQGYLAAITADGILYAHPKKDMILNLDVTKETTYGKKLLTLTSGEMMEFEFRGQERYATLFRLKNWDTLAIVIVPKDEIWSSFKGMLLAILAASTLTAIIALSVLYFLLKRRLGPLSKASKVFQSMALGDLTTNVEAAYNDEIGTMSLEMNTFIGSLRSSLREIQRIALELGAAAEQLTGSSQAFASGAQSTAASSEEMSATVEEMSAGMESISSITDTQYKNILEFHSKIKELSAGVRKIGSEIQGTLGVAKSISTQARKGEESLKGMSGMIGNILKSSGEMTAIIGIINDISDQTQLLALNAAIEAARAGEAGKGFAVVAEEISKLSVKTASSIKSIGDMINKNNSELNVGAKGIQSSVEIIHSIIQSVDSVAEAMNHLYEITSAQEGINQIVDNQADKVGSEAESVKLATGEQKRAVREITQVITQINEHTLNTASGSEQMSSSAQNLATTAETLKNITDKFKI encoded by the coding sequence ATGAAACGTCAAAGTCTGATATTTATCCTGCTCGCTTATAGCATTTCGATTATCGCCATTCTTGTAGTAACGATTTCCGGAGTGGCCTTAGGCGTCGGAAAAGATCAGATCGAAGAAATTTACTTCACTCAAATGAGAAGCGTAAGCCAATCCGCCGGGTTGGAAATCGAAAACTTTTACGATACCCAGTTAAGAGTCGCGGAAATTCTGGCTGAAGATCCCCGAACCAAGGAAACCATTCGCAGCGGAAAGCCGATCGCTCAGACATTGTACAAGGAAGTTCTCCAAAAATTCGGCGCATACGAGAATGTATTCGTTACCACGATCGAAAAAGATCCGTTAGTGATCACGGATGCTTTGGAAAAAGGTACCGGATTACGCTTAGGGTTAAGGGAGCAAAACATTCCGAATATTAAGGCGGCCTTAGAAGGAAAATTTCACTTAGGAAAGCCTCTCCGTTCTCCTATCACAAAATTACCGGTATCGTTGCTCACCGTTCCAGTAATGGATGCGGGGAAAGTAATCGGAATCGTGGCCCTGGCCGTCTCCTTGGAATCACTTTCGGAAAAAGTAATTAAGAATTATAAAATAGGCCAACAAGGGTATTTGGCGGCGATTACTGCGGACGGAATATTGTACGCGCACCCTAAAAAAGACATGATCCTGAATTTGGATGTGACGAAAGAGACCACTTATGGAAAAAAATTATTAACTTTGACGTCCGGCGAAATGATGGAATTCGAGTTTAGAGGTCAGGAGCGATATGCGACCCTCTTCCGTCTCAAGAATTGGGATACTTTAGCCATCGTAATCGTTCCGAAGGATGAAATTTGGAGTTCATTCAAAGGAATGCTTCTCGCAATACTCGCCGCCTCGACATTGACCGCAATTATCGCTCTTTCAGTCCTCTATTTTCTATTAAAAAGACGGTTAGGCCCTCTGAGTAAGGCGAGCAAGGTCTTTCAGTCGATGGCCTTAGGTGATCTGACTACCAATGTCGAAGCCGCATATAACGACGAGATCGGAACGATGAGCTTAGAAATGAATACGTTTATCGGCAGCTTGCGATCCTCGCTACGCGAAATCCAACGTATCGCTCTAGAATTGGGTGCAGCTGCCGAACAATTGACCGGTTCATCCCAAGCATTCGCTTCGGGAGCCCAATCGACGGCCGCATCTTCCGAAGAAATGTCGGCAACGGTCGAGGAAATGTCGGCAGGAATGGAAAGCATATCTTCGATTACGGATACACAATATAAGAATATTCTTGAATTTCATTCCAAAATCAAAGAGCTATCGGCAGGAGTTCGAAAGATTGGATCGGAAATTCAAGGAACGCTCGGAGTGGCAAAATCGATTTCAACACAGGCGCGGAAAGGAGAAGAGTCGCTTAAAGGAATGAGCGGAATGATCGGCAACATTCTTAAATCTTCGGGCGAAATGACCGCAATTATCGGAATCATAAACGATATTTCCGATCAGACTCAACTGCTTGCTTTGAATGCCGCCATCGAAGCAGCAAGAGCGGGCGAAGCGGGAAAAGGATTTGCAGTAGTGGCCGAAGAAATTTCCAAGCTTTCAGTTAAAACGGCTTCTTCAATCAAATCTATCGGAGATATGATCAATAAAAATAATTCCGAACTGAACGTCGGCGCTAAAGGAATCCAATCTTCCGTGGAAATCATACACAGCATCATTCAAAGCGTCGATTCGGTCGCGGAGGCAATGAACCATCTTTATGAAATAACTTCTGCCCAGGAGGGAATCAACCAGATCGTCGACAATCAGGCCGATAAGGTAGGATCGGAAGCG